A region from the Brachyspira hampsonii genome encodes:
- a CDS encoding META domain-containing protein: MKKILSLFIVMTALFALSCGGNNSNTAKEDTTVAIEAPASDIVVVTVEDLLGKEYSLTNMYEGKEVTIAFSDTNMLGGKSAVNSYVTEFSLDGNKIKLNALGSTKMMGPEEDMAVETEYLQILNGADTISLDGDVLTITTASGTNLIYTFKGNVETASENAN, from the coding sequence ATGAAAAAAATATTATCTTTATTTATAGTAATGACAGCATTATTTGCTCTATCATGCGGCGGTAATAATTCTAATACTGCTAAGGAAGATACAACTGTTGCTATAGAAGCTCCGGCATCAGATATTGTAGTTGTTACAGTTGAAGATTTATTAGGAAAAGAGTATTCTCTTACTAATATGTATGAAGGTAAAGAAGTTACTATAGCTTTTTCTGATACTAATATGTTAGGCGGAAAATCAGCTGTTAATAGCTATGTTACTGAGTTTTCATTAGACGGTAATAAAATAAAATTAAATGCTTTAGGTTCTACTAAAATGATGGGACCTGAAGAAGATATGGCAGTGGAAACAGAATATTTACAAATATTAAACGGAGCTGATACAATCTCTTTAGATGGAGATGTATTGACTATTACTACAGCCTCAGGTACTAATTTAATCTATACTTTCAAAGGTAATGTAGAAACAGCAAGCGAAAATGCCAATTAA
- a CDS encoding peptidylprolyl isomerase encodes MKEHLFIETDYGTIEIEFYPEIAPKHVEAIKKLANEGFYDGIRFHRVIPNFMIQGGDPVSKDAAKRYLHGTGGPGFNIPAEFSNKPHKRGICSMARSQDPDSAGSQFFICVADSPHLDGQYTVWGNVVDGMDAVDKIVALKRDHNDNPMENSTMNKVYIKEVE; translated from the coding sequence ATGAAAGAGCATTTATTTATTGAAACCGATTATGGTACTATAGAAATAGAATTCTATCCTGAAATAGCACCAAAACATGTGGAGGCTATAAAAAAACTTGCCAATGAAGGCTTTTATGATGGAATAAGATTTCATAGAGTAATACCTAACTTTATGATACAAGGCGGAGATCCTGTAAGTAAAGATGCAGCAAAAAGATATTTGCATGGTACAGGCGGTCCGGGATTTAATATTCCTGCTGAGTTTAGCAATAAACCTCATAAAAGAGGAATATGTTCTATGGCTAGAAGTCAGGATCCTGACAGTGCCGGTTCTCAGTTTTTCATTTGTGTAGCTGATTCTCCTCATTTGGACGGACAATATACAGTTTGGGGAAATGTTGTTGATGGTATGGATGCTGTTGATAAAATAGTGGCATTAAAAAGAGATCATAATGACAACCCTATGGAAAATTCTACTATGAATAAAGTTTATATTAAAGAAGTAGAATAA
- a CDS encoding LysM peptidoglycan-binding domain-containing protein: MKKGLFLFILLTFSCFLYAQETNTLVLPPELPADLPASIKESDDYKLAQRYREMAIDAHSVGDYNQSIEYSRQSKEYSDKIILRYGVYEYVLNSQRDAERKLTLFKGVGGDTNELTTSLYEESVTDLNSAHSMLEASTNSTDYTNTMLEYNKSAEKSELGYNVLAIDLRREYLMSESVLTNGDNNDTQITNLRDESKNALSSGDYTNSLTKSREAMNMLDMLEAPLAYAKAQDSMDKAKQDGYNNSKPNLYTEALKSLSSAGETLIANNYTDSLMHSKNVISLVNSMESSSGDISSSEGVQMVVSDGSSFPQYYIVQSRRANTDSLWRIASYDFIYGNGNLWKKIYDANKDTIKDPNVIRAGQRLIIPSIKGETRQGTYDTNQTYGNITTFSTNNQVSSTNNQTNQMEGNVIIEDEAAMEEQSEQTEETVIDEQTDTAEMTEDTAVTDENAEMADDVTAADENTEAEEINQ, from the coding sequence ATGAAAAAGGGATTATTTTTATTTATCTTATTAACATTTTCTTGTTTCTTATATGCTCAGGAAACAAATACTTTGGTTTTACCGCCTGAACTGCCTGCAGATTTGCCTGCTAGTATAAAGGAAAGTGATGATTATAAATTGGCACAAAGATATAGAGAAATGGCTATAGATGCCCATAGTGTAGGAGATTATAATCAAAGTATAGAATATTCAAGACAAAGCAAAGAATATTCTGATAAAATTATATTAAGATACGGCGTTTATGAATATGTTTTGAATAGCCAGAGAGATGCAGAAAGAAAACTTACCTTATTTAAAGGAGTTGGAGGCGATACTAATGAATTAACAACTTCTTTATATGAAGAATCCGTTACTGATCTTAATTCTGCACATAGTATGCTTGAAGCATCTACTAACAGCACTGATTATACTAATACTATGCTTGAATATAATAAGTCAGCTGAAAAATCTGAATTAGGATACAATGTTCTTGCTATAGATTTGAGAAGAGAATATTTAATGAGTGAATCAGTATTAACTAATGGTGATAATAATGATACACAAATCACAAATTTGAGAGATGAATCTAAAAATGCATTAAGCAGCGGAGACTATACTAATTCTTTGACAAAATCAAGAGAAGCTATGAATATGCTTGATATGTTGGAAGCTCCATTAGCTTATGCAAAAGCTCAGGATTCTATGGATAAAGCTAAACAAGACGGCTATAATAATAGTAAGCCTAATTTATATACAGAAGCTTTAAAATCATTATCTTCAGCAGGCGAAACTTTGATAGCTAACAATTATACTGACTCGCTAATGCATTCTAAAAATGTTATAAGTTTAGTTAATTCAATGGAAAGTTCTTCCGGAGATATATCTTCTTCTGAAGGAGTACAAATGGTAGTATCAGATGGCTCCTCATTCCCTCAATATTATATAGTTCAATCAAGAAGAGCTAATACAGATTCATTATGGCGTATCGCTTCTTATGACTTCATCTATGGTAATGGTAATTTATGGAAAAAAATATACGATGCTAATAAAGATACTATAAAAGATCCTAATGTTATAAGAGCAGGTCAAAGATTAATTATACCTAGTATTAAAGGAGAAACAAGACAGGGAACTTATGATACTAATCAAACTTATGGTAATATAACTACTTTCTCTACTAATAATCAGGTTTCATCTACAAATAATCAAACTAACCAAATGGAAGGTAATGTAATTATAGAAGATGAAGCTGCTATGGAAGAACAATCAGAACAGACAGAAGAAACTGTTATAGATGAGCAAACTGATACTGCAGAAATGACAGAAGACACAGCAGTTACTGATGAGAATGCAGAAATGGCTGATGATGTAACAGCTGCAGATGAGAATACTGAAGCGGAAGAAATAAATCAATAA
- a CDS encoding peptidylprolyl isomerase: protein MGKKLKIITISLLGLIIFGTVLIAQKPKTSKEHLFIETNFGTIEIAFFPEKAPKHVEAIKKLANEGFYDGTLFHRVIPGFIIQGGDPLSKQPNRALHGTGGPNFVIPAEFNDVSHKRGICSMARGTSINSAGSQFFICVADSPFLDGQYTVWGEVVSGMDVADKIVALKRDANDNPLEPAKMNRVYVKTVN, encoded by the coding sequence TTGGGTAAAAAATTAAAAATCATTACTATTTCATTGTTGGGGCTGATTATATTCGGAACTGTTCTTATAGCACAAAAGCCGAAAACTTCAAAAGAGCATCTTTTTATAGAAACAAATTTTGGTACTATAGAAATAGCTTTCTTTCCTGAAAAAGCACCAAAACATGTAGAAGCTATAAAAAAACTTGCCAATGAAGGCTTTTATGACGGAACACTTTTTCATAGAGTTATACCGGGTTTTATTATACAAGGAGGAGACCCTCTAAGCAAGCAGCCTAACAGAGCTTTGCATGGTACAGGCGGTCCTAATTTCGTAATACCTGCAGAGTTTAATGATGTTTCCCATAAAAGAGGTATATGCTCTATGGCTAGGGGAACAAGCATTAATAGTGCCGGTTCGCAATTCTTTATCTGTGTAGCTGACAGTCCTTTTTTAGACGGACAATATACAGTATGGGGTGAAGTTGTTAGCGGTATGGATGTTGCTGATAAAATAGTGGCATTAAAAAGAGATGCTAATGATAATCCTTTAGAACCTGCTAAAATGAATAGAGTTTATGTAAAAACAGTTAATTAA
- a CDS encoding SanA/YdcF family protein, which yields MKIVKILKDRYKNKILYIKNNKRIIENRIEKKSYIYKFINYILFIFISILSFIPEIIILSLICSIILYSSVSLYSKRYIYSSIEKIPYNDVALVLGTSKYMNNGKINMYFKFRMEAAYELYKSGKVKYILVSGDNRYKSYNEPRQMRLDLIKLGVNKNHIFLDFAGFRTRDSIIRANKVFELTNFTIVSQPFHNERAILIARQKNINAIAYNANNVRKLYRIRQFPRELGARVLMFIDILLNRPPKFYGDVIKIEEREDSQTNKSNKKIDKNKKLNN from the coding sequence ATGAAGATAGTAAAGATATTAAAAGATAGATACAAAAATAAAATATTATATATTAAAAATAATAAAAGAATAATAGAAAATAGAATAGAAAAGAAAAGCTATATATATAAATTTATAAATTATATACTATTCATTTTCATTTCTATTTTAAGTTTTATTCCTGAAATTATTATTTTATCTTTAATATGCTCAATAATATTATATTCATCTGTTTCATTATATTCAAAAAGATATATATATTCATCAATAGAAAAAATACCATATAATGATGTTGCGTTAGTATTGGGCACAAGCAAGTATATGAACAATGGTAAAATAAATATGTATTTCAAATTCAGAATGGAAGCAGCTTATGAATTATATAAAAGCGGAAAAGTGAAATATATACTTGTAAGCGGAGATAACAGATATAAATCATATAATGAACCCAGACAAATGCGTCTTGATTTAATAAAATTGGGAGTTAATAAAAATCATATATTTTTGGATTTCGCAGGATTTAGAACTAGAGATTCTATTATAAGAGCAAACAAAGTTTTTGAACTTACTAATTTTACAATAGTATCTCAGCCTTTTCATAATGAAAGAGCAATACTAATAGCAAGACAAAAAAATATTAATGCCATAGCCTATAATGCAAATAATGTGAGAAAACTTTATAGAATAAGACAATTTCCAAGAGAATTAGGGGCAAGGGTTTTAATGTTTATTGATATTTTATTAAACAGACCTCCTAAATTCTATGGGGATGTTATTAAAATAGAAGAAAGAGAAGATTCTCAAACTAATAAAAGCAATAAAAAAATAGATAAAAATAAAAAATTAAATAATTAA
- a CDS encoding sodium/glutamate symporter: MTSKLLTELLQSLSLLSVLLLIGVFLRAKIKLFQKLYLPASVIGGFIGLLISPEILGKFSNYSISSEWISTYSLLPGILSIPIFAAIPLGMFLNETKSIKSLYPTKVLIAFGIFQCASMFQSAIGYAVNILFTKINPEIGMYRTFGYELSAGFAGGHGLAAATGKLLEGFGIPQWEIAQGVALTTATIGLVGGMIFGIIFINIAVRRNKTNVIKKIIDANEDSQNINKIDKNMELGYNNDISRQASLGRETFLSSSIETITFHLAVIFAVCGLAFIVLNFIKKLKIPGLDVLPVWTYSMIIMFALNMIIKKLKLSWMVDAKVKAKIIGTLSDFAIVSAITSLPIKAIIHYIAPIIVMCIAGFIFTYLIVFIFHNMLFKDDYAFERAIISWGTLTGVLITGMTLLKICDPEYKSPALTEFSLGFSLMSVTGLLIVPILNTVLAVGSTWDNLITALITSAIYLIMAFAVYFVQKKSVKQ, translated from the coding sequence ATGACATCTAAACTATTAACTGAATTACTTCAGTCATTATCTCTATTATCGGTGCTGCTGCTTATAGGAGTTTTTTTAAGGGCTAAAATAAAGCTGTTTCAAAAATTATATTTGCCAGCTTCTGTAATAGGAGGCTTTATAGGGCTTTTAATATCTCCTGAAATATTAGGCAAGTTCTCAAACTATTCTATATCATCAGAATGGATAAGCACTTATTCATTGCTTCCAGGAATATTATCAATACCTATATTTGCCGCAATTCCATTGGGTATGTTTCTAAACGAAACAAAAAGCATAAAATCACTTTATCCTACAAAAGTTTTAATAGCATTCGGTATATTTCAATGTGCAAGTATGTTTCAATCTGCTATAGGATATGCTGTTAATATATTATTTACGAAAATAAATCCGGAAATAGGAATGTACAGAACTTTTGGCTATGAACTTTCAGCCGGATTTGCCGGAGGTCATGGACTTGCTGCAGCTACAGGAAAACTTTTAGAAGGTTTTGGAATACCTCAATGGGAGATAGCACAAGGAGTTGCTTTAACTACTGCTACAATAGGGCTTGTCGGAGGAATGATATTTGGAATCATATTCATTAATATTGCAGTGAGAAGAAATAAGACCAATGTTATAAAAAAAATTATTGATGCTAATGAAGATAGTCAAAATATAAACAAAATAGATAAAAATATGGAGCTAGGATACAATAATGATATAAGCAGGCAGGCTAGTTTAGGAAGAGAAACTTTTTTAAGCAGCTCAATAGAAACTATAACTTTTCATTTGGCTGTAATATTTGCTGTATGTGGATTAGCTTTTATAGTTTTAAATTTTATAAAAAAATTAAAAATACCGGGATTAGATGTTCTTCCTGTATGGACTTATTCTATGATTATAATGTTTGCTTTAAATATGATCATAAAAAAATTAAAATTATCTTGGATGGTAGATGCAAAGGTTAAAGCAAAGATAATAGGTACATTGAGCGACTTTGCCATAGTATCTGCTATAACAAGTCTGCCTATAAAAGCTATAATACATTATATAGCACCTATAATAGTTATGTGCATAGCAGGTTTTATATTTACTTATTTAATAGTATTTATATTTCATAATATGCTATTTAAAGATGATTATGCATTTGAAAGAGCTATAATTTCATGGGGCACTTTAACAGGAGTTCTCATAACAGGAATGACTCTTTTAAAAATATGCGATCCTGAATACAAAAGCCCCGCATTAACAGAATTCTCTTTAGGTTTTTCTTTGATGTCTGTAACAGGTCTTTTAATAGTTCCTATACTCAATACTGTACTTGCTGTAGGCTCCACTTGGGATAATCTTATAACTGCTTTAATAACTTCGGCTATTTATTTGATTATGGCATTTGCTGTTTACTTTGTACAGAAAAAATCAGTAAAGCAATGA
- a CDS encoding ankyrin repeat domain-containing protein, whose amino-acid sequence MKLNKKIFLFFTILSLLICNNAFSKSNVDLVNAAENGDIKKVRELLRDGANINEQDSKGDNALMKASENGHINVVRLLIDAGAKVNLKDRKDKTALTYASEEKHKNIVSLLKAAGGK is encoded by the coding sequence ATGAAATTAAATAAAAAAATATTTTTATTTTTTACTATTCTATCATTATTAATTTGTAACAATGCATTTTCTAAAAGTAATGTAGATTTAGTAAATGCTGCAGAAAATGGTGATATCAAAAAGGTTAGAGAACTGCTTAGAGACGGTGCCAATATCAATGAACAGGACTCTAAAGGGGATAATGCCTTAATGAAAGCATCAGAAAACGGACATATTAATGTTGTAAGACTTTTAATTGATGCTGGTGCCAAAGTTAATTTAAAAGATAGAAAAGATAAAACAGCTTTGACTTATGCTTCAGAAGAAAAGCATAAAAACATAGTTAGTCTTTTAAAAGCAGCAGGCGGTAAATAA
- the rsgA gene encoding ribosome small subunit-dependent GTPase A produces MKIKDIGFDEYFEKLALESLNINSLEEINNEELVPARVIRINKRYYTLFSDDGEFLARIKGKIRYNSEIQSELPVVGDWVLMKKSDNNAFIDTILTRKNILYRKANIKKNDIQAIVSNIDYAFIIVGIDNEMPMSAIARYLSVVHTSGIKPIIAISKIDLYEDEEYKELLSTIKDTYPNETAFAYSSKTGKNADTFLKYIKKDTSSVFIGASGAGKSTIINYLLKDEKMKTQEVREYDFKGMHTTTHRELLVLDSGGVVIDTPGLRNLGLWEDDKGIKKTFEDLEEYAKRCKFKDCTHQHEPDCYILELLENDEIPYERYDAYITLLNENRELQKSSIEIKKDRKAALKKITKHGNRNKKLNK; encoded by the coding sequence TTGAAAATAAAAGATATAGGCTTTGATGAATACTTTGAAAAGTTAGCATTAGAGAGCTTGAATATTAATTCTTTGGAAGAAATTAATAATGAAGAGCTTGTACCTGCAAGGGTAATAAGAATTAATAAAAGATACTACACGCTTTTTTCTGATGACGGAGAGTTTTTAGCAAGAATTAAAGGAAAGATTAGATATAATTCTGAAATACAAAGTGAGCTTCCTGTTGTAGGCGATTGGGTATTAATGAAAAAGTCGGATAATAATGCCTTTATTGATACAATACTTACTAGAAAAAATATTTTATATAGAAAAGCTAATATTAAAAAAAATGATATTCAGGCTATAGTAAGCAATATTGATTATGCCTTTATTATAGTAGGTATTGATAATGAAATGCCGATGTCTGCTATAGCAAGATATTTGTCGGTAGTTCATACTTCTGGTATAAAACCAATAATAGCCATAAGTAAAATTGATTTATATGAAGATGAAGAATACAAAGAATTATTATCAACTATAAAAGACACTTATCCTAATGAAACAGCATTCGCCTATAGTTCAAAAACAGGTAAGAATGCAGATACATTTTTGAAATATATTAAAAAAGATACTTCATCAGTTTTCATAGGAGCATCAGGAGCTGGAAAATCTACTATTATTAATTATCTTTTGAAAGATGAAAAGATGAAAACTCAAGAGGTAAGAGAGTACGATTTTAAGGGAATGCATACAACTACACATAGAGAACTTTTAGTATTGGATAGCGGAGGAGTAGTAATAGATACACCGGGATTAAGGAATTTAGGTTTATGGGAAGATGATAAAGGTATAAAGAAGACTTTTGAAGATTTAGAGGAGTATGCCAAAAGATGTAAGTTCAAAGACTGTACGCATCAGCATGAACCGGACTGCTATATATTAGAACTTCTTGAAAACGATGAGATACCCTATGAGAGATATGATGCTTATATAACCCTTCTTAATGAAAATAGAGAATTACAAAAAAGTTCTATAGAGATAAAGAAAGACAGAAAAGCGGCTTTAAAAAAAATAACAAAACATGGAAATAGGAATAAAAAACTTAATAAGTAG
- a CDS encoding ankyrin repeat domain-containing protein, translated as MKKITVLIFIISMNIFAQRNMTPLMEALEKKDTKRAIELINSGVDLNTRDRQGETPLIEASEEGLPEVVKLLISKKVNLNDVNNNKRTALMRASSRGHVQIVSMLIEAGANINMKDKYGKTALGYATQRGHQNIVKILKAAGAK; from the coding sequence ATGAAAAAAATTACAGTTTTAATTTTTATTATTAGTATGAATATTTTTGCTCAAAGGAATATGACACCTTTAATGGAGGCTTTGGAGAAGAAAGATACTAAAAGAGCTATAGAATTAATAAATTCAGGAGTTGATCTTAATACAAGAGATAGACAAGGAGAAACACCGCTGATAGAAGCATCAGAGGAGGGACTTCCTGAAGTTGTAAAATTATTGATAAGTAAGAAAGTTAATTTGAATGATGTTAATAATAATAAGAGAACAGCTTTAATGAGAGCATCAAGCAGAGGACATGTCCAAATAGTTTCTATGCTTATAGAAGCAGGAGCTAATATTAATATGAAAGATAAATACGGAAAAACAGCATTAGGTTATGCTACTCAAAGAGGACATCAGAATATAGTAAAAATATTAAAAGCAGCAGGTGCGAAATAA
- a CDS encoding ankyrin repeat domain-containing protein, with protein MDNLNSKILIFSFVLFLIFCLNAFSKSNIAIIDAAGRGDINEVKSLINNGANINQQDRVGENALIEAAEGGYIEVVKLLIENKVNLNLKSKWGRTALMRASSKGYTDIVKLLVNAGADINIKDNRGRTALTYANQRGHQDIVKILKASGAK; from the coding sequence ATGGATAATTTGAATTCTAAAATACTAATATTTTCATTTGTTTTATTTTTGATATTTTGTTTAAATGCATTTTCAAAAAGCAACATAGCCATTATTGATGCGGCAGGAAGAGGCGATATAAATGAGGTAAAATCACTTATAAATAATGGTGCTAATATTAATCAGCAGGATAGAGTAGGCGAAAATGCTTTAATAGAAGCAGCAGAAGGCGGGTATATAGAAGTTGTAAAATTGCTTATAGAAAATAAAGTAAATTTGAATCTCAAAAGCAAATGGGGCAGAACTGCATTAATGAGAGCTTCTTCTAAAGGCTACACTGATATAGTAAAACTTCTTGTAAATGCGGGTGCCGACATAAATATTAAAGATAATAGAGGAAGAACTGCATTAACTTATGCAAATCAAAGAGGACATCAAGATATAGTAAAAATTTTAAAAGCATCAGGTGCAAAATAA
- the ilvB gene encoding biosynthetic-type acetolactate synthase large subunit, with translation MKLNGSDIIMEVLIEEGVDTVFGYPGGAALFIYDAIYKYRDKIKHIMPVDEAGACHAADGYARASGKTGVVIATSGPGATNLVTPLATAYMDSVPLIAITANVPESLIGKDSFQEVFIAGITMPITKHNFVVRDINELANTIRKAFVIANTGRKGPVLIDIPKNFTFAETEFTKREKFIPKHIEISSEDEKTIDLVAKLINESKRPIIYFGGGAKDSSDKLRAFMINSNIPSVHTLMGAGVLGYNEKLNIGLLGMHGSATANKVMNEADLILAVGTRFSDRVALNTSKFGGVAKKVHIDIDRSEINKNVHVDYSIIGDLNDVLDRFNKLVKRVDDDEWVKYLSDLKAKEMKEDSDRNTDKDGIYPNKVMDIIGDKTKDEAVYVTDVGQHQMWAVQYIRHTKPRSFITSGGLGTMGFGYGAALGCQVAKPDRRVIHITGDGSFYMNLNEVATAVEYDLPVISIILNNSTLGMVRQWQTIFYGKRYSSTDINKKMDYVKVAEGFGAKGFRCETIKEFEAAFEEALKCKCPVWIECVIDKDLRVLPMIPAGGTIDDIIVD, from the coding sequence ATGAAGTTAAACGGTTCTGATATAATAATGGAAGTTCTAATAGAAGAAGGTGTAGATACAGTATTCGGATATCCGGGCGGTGCTGCTTTATTTATATACGATGCTATTTATAAATATAGAGATAAAATAAAACATATAATGCCTGTAGATGAGGCAGGAGCATGTCATGCTGCTGACGGTTATGCCAGAGCAAGCGGAAAAACCGGAGTTGTAATTGCAACTAGCGGACCGGGGGCAACTAATTTGGTAACACCTTTAGCCACCGCTTATATGGACAGTGTTCCTTTAATTGCAATAACTGCTAATGTTCCGGAAAGTTTAATAGGTAAAGATTCATTTCAGGAAGTTTTTATTGCCGGAATAACAATGCCTATAACTAAACATAATTTTGTTGTAAGGGATATTAATGAACTTGCAAACACCATAAGAAAAGCATTTGTAATAGCTAATACTGGAAGAAAAGGGCCTGTTTTAATAGATATACCAAAAAATTTCACATTTGCAGAAACAGAATTTACTAAAAGAGAAAAATTTATTCCAAAACATATAGAAATAAGTTCAGAAGATGAGAAGACTATAGATTTAGTTGCAAAATTAATAAATGAATCTAAAAGACCTATTATATATTTCGGAGGCGGTGCTAAGGATTCAAGCGATAAATTAAGAGCGTTTATGATTAATTCTAATATACCTTCAGTGCATACATTAATGGGAGCCGGAGTATTAGGATATAATGAAAAATTAAATATAGGTCTTTTGGGAATGCATGGATCTGCCACAGCTAATAAAGTTATGAATGAAGCTGATTTAATACTTGCTGTAGGTACAAGATTCAGCGATAGAGTTGCTTTAAATACTTCTAAATTCGGAGGGGTTGCTAAAAAGGTTCATATAGATATTGATAGAAGCGAAATTAATAAAAATGTTCATGTTGATTATAGTATAATAGGCGATTTAAATGATGTACTAGATAGATTTAATAAGTTAGTAAAAAGAGTAGATGATGATGAGTGGGTAAAATATTTATCAGACTTGAAAGCTAAAGAAATGAAAGAAGATTCTGACAGAAATACTGATAAAGATGGAATTTATCCAAATAAAGTTATGGATATAATAGGGGATAAAACTAAAGATGAAGCTGTTTATGTTACAGATGTAGGTCAGCATCAAATGTGGGCTGTTCAGTATATAAGACATACCAAGCCTAGAAGTTTCATAACAAGCGGCGGATTAGGTACTATGGGATTCGGATACGGTGCCGCTTTAGGATGTCAGGTTGCTAAACCAGATAGAAGAGTAATACATATAACAGGAGACGGTTCTTTTTATATGAATTTAAATGAAGTGGCTACTGCCGTTGAATATGATCTTCCTGTTATAAGTATCATACTTAATAATAGTACATTGGGTATGGTAAGACAATGGCAGACTATATTTTATGGTAAGAGATATTCAAGTACTGATATAAATAAAAAAATGGATTATGTAAAAGTGGCCGAAGGTTTTGGAGCTAAAGGTTTTCGATGTGAAACTATAAAAGAATTTGAGGCGGCTTTTGAAGAGGCATTAAAATGTAAATGTCCTGTATGGATAGAATGTGTTATAGATAAAGATTTAAGAGTTTTGCCTATGATACCAGCCGGCGGAACTATAGATGACATAATAGTAGATTAA